TATTGTTACATGGATGAGAATGAGATCCAACCTGACGCAGGCAGATCATGGGAGCATGATGAGCTGCCTGGATGAGGAGATCATGTACTGGCCTGAACATGACCAAGCAAAGGCACTGGACTTGTTGGATCTGGCGATTTCATGCACGCAAATGTCATGCCAGTTGAGGCCTTCGATGAGGGAGGTTGTGAACATCTTGATGAGGATAGACAAGAATATCATTTCAGAACATCACAAGTGAGACATGATATTCAATCTGTAATCATTCCAGCATTCCACACTGATACAAATAAAACATAAATTCAGGTTCTCTGAATGTATTTGGAATCAGAACAGTAATCTCGAGTTTGATTGCCAACAGGAGGGTTAGTCAGGACAGATGCAAGAGGAAACATTCCACTTCATGTTCAAGGGTTTCTGTCCCCTCCGCCGGTGCAGCAGCCGGTCCGCGACACCTCCAATAGGGGCACATTTTTGTCCCCAAATTGTGAACAACCTCCGATAGCGGCACATTTTTGTCCCAAAATTGTGAACATTTGGAGGTACCGGATGAGAAATAGAATAGAACATCCTCATAATAGATTCTGGAAAAAATCTACTAATTTTTGCATGGAGGTCCTATAAGGAAATTTTACTGAACAAAGTTTAAAGACTTGATAGTTCCAACTGCTAACAGATCGAGATGTCTTCTAAATGTGGGTGAAAAGGTGTTTTTAAAAACCTTTCAAGACATGTATAATGGTTATATCTTAGCAGTGTCATGTAAGATGATTGATGATCTCTTAGAAACAAGCTGTCTCTGCACATATTTAGGATATCTAGTTACTATAGGTAATATTAAAAAGTAATCCATTATACAACATGTTTTATCATTATATTTAGAATTGCCGGAATTATGATAAGACTGCCGTATCAAACATCTTTCCTTGCACAACGTTTGTGCTCTTATTATAAATTATACTTGTTTCCTGTAACTAGCACAAAGTcgggtctcaaaaaaaaaaaaaaaaagcacaaaGTCTATTGACCCATGTAGACGTTAATGGCCTTTTACCTGCAACTACAAGATAATAGTATTAGCGCACGAATCTAATCCATTTAATGTCTCATTGATTGGGTGCTTCTTAAAATTTATCACAACAGATAAACATAGTTGACAATTTATCTAGAGGTCATGTAGTTGTGGATTAGTTTGATTCATATCCTAGTCCTAGCAACTCGAGAGACGACCAAATAAACGGGTCATTGAGAAAAGTATGGTTTGATTTACCTTAAGAATGTAGTATTTGTTAGATACATAACAGTATACCAAATTGTCAGAACTACACATTTGGGAATATATCCATGTCCAATAACTTTTTTTTGCAATGGAGGTAAATGTGAGGAAAAAATCATTCCTATAAAATAAGAAAACAAACATAGTATTTTCAACATACTAAAAATGATGCCCTTGCTATTGCGGGGGAAACCGTGCTAGGTAACAACATGAACACTAGGATGAGATCAAAAAGACGGCTTAAATGTCAACAATAGTAACAATGTGACTTCTTAACTACACACAAGAACGTTTGCTTGTCAAGCATCAAAGATGTACACCACCAGAAACCTGTCTCGGGAAGCAATGTGTATATACAGCAACAGAAGACTTTACACACAAGGCACACTACACACTTGGATGGGTGAAAGAAAAGGGAAGCAAGCAACCACAGATGAACACTTCACTCTTGCCCTATTTGTGACCAgggaacttttttttttttgtttatgcCCCAAAGCATCCCATGGCTTTCTTGGGAGAGTTGCCAGTTGCGCGGTACTTGGCTGCCGTCTCCTCTGCTTTGAGGAGCTCCTCGCCACGCTTTGCCTCAACCATCGCTCTCTTCTCTTCAGCTTCCTTGTGGATGAGTGCAGCCTTGTTCTTCATCTTCTCTGCGTATTCCGCCTTCTTCTTTTCTAATTGCTCCTGAAGATGTGCACATATATAAGCTTTAATTCAGAGGATGGCATATAAAAGTAGAGCTGTAAGTTGGAATTGCAGGTAGATATTGGTAAGTGTACAGAACCACCCAAAAATGGGCCCCATCCTTCAATGGAATACGAAAACAATGAAATTTTACCTCAATCTTCTTCAGTTGAGCTTCAATGTTTGCTTTCTTGGTGTTCTCCCATGAAAGAATAGCGGATACCTTTTTAGCAGCCCTGTGACATTCATTCGACTCAAGGTTAGGACATTTCATATCATCTACTCAGTGATGTTTTCAACAACAAATTTTAGTTGTAGGTATATAACTTCTTTAGTTTCTTTATAATGACATTATTTGTTCACATGATATCCATGGTAAGTTTAATGTCGGTAACCTTAGTTTCTCTTAGGCTTGATTCTTATTGTTTGAATTGGACGGCATTCACATATCCTCCACTGTCTTGGGAGCAAGACTAGATATATATTAACATGAAGCTGTATAGAGGTTCTGTTTCCAGGTTGAAACAATTCAAATGACTCAAGATTTCTACTGAGATACGCAACTCCAGTATAACAGATTAACGATAACTCCACCATAACAAAAAGCATGCTAATTCATGAATTGATAGATGTACCGTACTTGTTCTCAGCCTTTGTCTTCTCATTCTCTTCCCATGCCTTAATCAGAGAGTTCCTCTTCTCTGTTTCCACCCTTGTGAGAGCGATATCTGGTAAGAGTATTTTCAGATTTTGTTAGGATATTTGTACTACACGACAAGGAGAAATTTCAAATTATTCAAAAATTACCTCTGTCATTTGAGCCCCCGTGTGCGGGCTTATCATCGGCGGGTTTCTCAGCAGCTGGTTCATCTGCAACCTCTGGTATACAAAAAGAGAGATATTTGATGAGGAAGAGTCGCCACATAATTATTTGATATAATAGTAATTGTGGAGTAAGAGCTAGCAGTTGTCTGCATGATGTTAAATGTTCTTCAGAAACCAATTAGCATCCAGTTTCATGCAAATGAAATTAAGAGCAGGGAAGTGCCCAATTCTATTAAATAAATAGCATTGCAAGTTCAGATGCTATGACATCAACGCCAAATGCGACAAATTTGTGTAGAGGTTCTTTGTGCATTGGTGCTCAGATAGCTTATGATCCGGGTTCCAAGGACAAGACTTGAACAGTTTATCTGCACCATCTACGCTATTATTTTAATGGCTTGCGAAGAACTTATCTTATTTTCTGAACTTCTCCAACCAAATAGACAAACATAATAATATGGAAAGAAAGCTAACCCAGTCCTTCTGGGATAAAGGAATGGCCAAACAATGAAAGTTTACACTAAGCTTTCAGCTTCCAATTCACAATGTTCTGAATATCAATGACCCAATCTCCAGCACAGTTAAAATCCTTAAAACTAATAGGTGCAATTTTTTTCATGATTGAAAGCAATTAGCTAAGCAGCTCTGCAGTTTCCTCCAATGTTGCTATTTATGCTTATAATGATTTTTTTGCAGGAAGTGGATCACTCTGCAGTATAGTGTAAAGCCTTAGGACAACTTTCATATATGACCAGTTGCGCATTTGCATCACAAAAATAGTTTTCTTTTTCATACGACGTACTTGCTTCATGTTTATCCATTTAAAACAATAGTAAAGTTATACCATATGTTGAATTCCTATGAGGTTCATCAGAAACACTGAATGCTTTGTATGCATGATTTTCTCAACAATGGAAGGAACTGAACTACTGAACACTTATAGCATAGTAGTACATCTATGATGACTTGAAGCCGCAACAGAAAGCAACTACCTGCCTGTCCCAAACTACAATGTGCCATTTATATGCTATATGATAACTTCATTCCTTTTGAAAGCAGAGTATGACTGTTATCCTGATTTCTTTGTTTTTTGTAGCATGATTTCTCGGTTACTAATTGCACATGTACACAATATCTGGGTTACTAATTTCACATGTACACAATATCTGGGTTACTAATTGCACACACGCATGATTCTGGGTTATGACAGTACATAATATTGCCTATTATAAAGCCAGATATTAATCGATATATTAATTAGTGATACTACCTATATATAGATATATTAATATGGTTTTAATAAATGTGCCAAGAACATGCAGGTAACCCAGCAAACAGGAGCCAAAGCTCGGCAAATGTTCTTCATGTGCCTTTCGTATCTGTTTAGCTCTTTTTCTCCCAACATAACATTTTGGGGACTCTGTAGGGTGTTAAAGGGACATTAAGATTCCCCCTAAAAAAAGGAAGCTGGGATGGATAAgagtgagagggagagagaaagaagagaagaggcaaaaaaaaaaaaggaaagggaTGTGGAAGTAAAGAATTCAGGAAAGTTCCAAAAACTATCTTTTCTAAATTCCAAGTTGAAATATTTTTGGAAAGAAAGATTCGAGTGAAGCTATACATGCGCAGCATGAACCAGCTATCTGATGCTGTCCTAACATGCTCTTTATTTTTGTTTCGATGCAAAATTCTGCGCAGCAGAAAGGAATTGCTTTGCAACTATGATTGCATCCACTGTCGCACAACGAAATCATTTGGAAAGTAGTAAAATTGAGACGAGCAGTTCAGATATTTACTAGAGCGGTCTGCAGCACCAAAGAAGATATGTTTCAGAGCAAACCGTTTAGGAAAAATAATCAGTTAGAAAAAGGGGACTCAAAACCGAGAAACCACAAATTAATTGATAACAGAACCTCCGCGAAGAATTCCTACGAAagatatgttttttttttttgtctgaCGGAAATTACCGAATTTGCCATACTCTATGCCTGTAACAAGAAGAGCGAAAAATCATACCAATAAAAGTCCAGAGAGGAAgccaagaaaagaaaagaaaagaaaagcaagGCAGACATCCAAGGATCATCGGTAGCTAGGCTACACAGCTACCTTAAAGTACAGGGAAGAATCAAGCACACACAGGAATAAAAAGTTCACTCGTAGATCCTACACGACCACCGGCTTCCCATGAATGATTCCATCGCATGTCTTGACCAAATAAGCACAAATTAACGGGACAAGCAGGCGGAGACATAGTTTTACTCACTCTCGACTGGGACGAGCGCCTTGGAGTCATCGACGGCCGCCTTGTCCTCCTCGACCGGGACGACGGCCTTCTCCTCGGTGACGTCCTTGGCGGGGGCCTCCGGCTCCGGGGCGGGGACGGCCGGCGGCGCCACCTCGGGCTCCGGCGCGGCCTCGACCTCCACCTTCTTGGCCTCCTCCGCAGCCATGGCAATCGGCAGCTCTGTACGTCTGGTGGGCGAGGCTGCGGCTTAGCTGTTGCTGTTGTGGCAGCTGTTGGTGTCGTGGGACTGTGTGTGGGCGTGCCGGCGTGGTGGTGGCGCGTACTAATAACAGCGGGCCGGCTCGAGTGTGGGATTGTGTCGACCTGCCTGGACAAAGCTGGAGCTGGCCGCTGGCCGAGGGGAACGGGGTATTTTTTTCAGGAGCTGCAAAGGGGGCTTTGTTTCTGACAAAAGAGCGCCTCGGATTCTGCTGAATTGGGCAACTGGGTTCCAGCTTCCTCGGTGTAGGGCCGGTTTTGTACCGGGGTGGCAAAGAGTACACCACACAATTGTGTAGGTAGCAGGGTTTTTTTTAGAGAAGTGTAGGTTAGTAGGCGAAGTGACGAGGGTTGCTCCGTGCTCCCTCTAAACAAAGTTGAAGGGATCATAGTTAGGTATTTTTTCGTATGTTTGATCCGCAAAAAATTATATCCCGTCCATGTATACCCGTTTGTATTAATACGACATGTGTACATCATGTACAACAAAGAGGTCACGTGAACAAGATCTTTATAGGACTTTTCTATATCGACACACGCACGTGACCGTAGATACGTACAAAAACAAGGGACAACACAACACGGGTCATACGAACCTGTAAAGGGTTGTACGGACGGTGGACTTACACTAAAATTACGATCGTGCCCTTGCCTATGAACACGTATGGAAAGATCTACACCATTGTTGCGTTTAACGCGCCCAAAATTTTTCCAGTGGAGAAGCATCGAAGCAGAAGTGCGAAGTGACGTCATCGTGGTTGATGCATCTATAGGAGCCGATCTATTTTGGACACTAAAAATatttgttttgaattattttgattgGTTCATGGATAGGCTACATACCAATGCCTTGTCTTGATCCGTTATTGGCGAGTTGCACATAGCGGTGCAACCCATTTGATCCGGCAGACCATTTTCCTAGTTTGGCCATTTTAAACATAACACAATACTGTAGTTTACAATCACTTAAATAACATAGTTAATAATCAATTAAATAGCATAATTCATAGTCAAACACATCTCAAAAGTAAATAATAAGAGAGGAAATGACTAGTTGTTTTTTATGTAAGCTCATATATGCTCAATCAAATCCGCTTGAAGTTGAGTTTCTCGATCACGGATCTCATGTTGTATATGGAGGAATCACTGAAACGATTTTGGCCCACGCACGGGCTCAACCAATTCACCTTGAAATTGCCACCATTAATCAAACATGCTATCACCACGCTCCTCCTCAGCAATCATGTTCTCACCTTCCACATCGTCTCATGGCTTCATATTCTAGAAGGGTACCGAACAATAGCCCACTAaaattggagcacaccaaatagcCGCTTCACATCCTTCCTACAATATTCTTGATCTTTAAGAAACCTCTAATATTTCTCTTCTTAAGGGTTGCgggattgtcttcacaaatgtagaGAACGGATGATAGATACCATCAACTAGATAGTACTTCTTGTTGTATTGATGGTCACTCATCTCATGTTAAACGTCTAGAGAATTGCCTCCTGCAAGTCTAGAGAATACCATAGCGCTAgagcacgttgatgtcattgttagaATCTGCCATGCTAAAAAAAGTACGAATCGAAAGATCTTGTGATGCAACAGCTTCAAGTATTACCGTGCACCCATCAACATTTCTTTTATATTGTCCCTGCCAAGAAAAATGGCAGCTCTTCCACtctcagtgcatgcaatctatgattCAAAGCATCATAGAAAACCGTCTTGACTCATTTATTGACAACATCCAAGCAGACTAGCACTATTTGGTTCTCTCAAGTAAACTTTGCCAAACACCTCTACCACTGCATTGCAAAAGATGTACATCGATTCAAGGCATGTGGCCGGTGTTTCTCATGCGCATGTACTCATCAACAAGGTCACCGAAAACTCCATATGTAAGCTTgtgaataggtgcaaagcattttATTTTGTAAGAAGTGAAGACAATCTTACTGGTGGTATCGTTCTTGCATTTGAAGTATAGACCGTGGTCACTCACTCCTTCAAGCATAATCACGGGCAATTTTCTTGACATTCAAAAGCGGCACGTGAATACGTACTCTGGGAATATTGGGTCAGTTGTACGATGGAGGTAGTCGTTGTAGATTCGGACATGGCCGACTTCTCGGTCGCGGCACAAATTGGCCTTACATCCATTCATCGAGCCCTTGAACCTTGGCTGGCCATGGATGTCGGTTGCTGCCACCATTAAAACTTCGGCATCACCTTCAAACTCATCATTCGACTATGTATCAATGAAATGATTGTATAAAAACTCGATTGGCTACTATCCATCTGTGCATAAAATAAAGTAGAATGGTTGTGTAAATGATCACTTGATCCTTGTCTATGCACATGTGCAAGTGGGCATCAAAACAGAGGCTGAGTTTGCGCCTCAAATTTGGCTGAGAAAATGGTTGAACGGATCCATTGATCACAATATATACTTCAAATGCAAGAAGTATTGTGGGCATGTTCCGCGCGGAATAAGGTCGCGGGCGGCCACGGGGACGAAGTCACGGGATGAATGCGGGGATAGGTACAGAGCTTGAGTTCCTCTGGAGCGGCAAGTGCGTAAAAACAACGATGACACTGACGGAAGGGGCGCTCATGTTTTGAGTCGAAATTTAGAAGGGGAGTGGGTCCTCGCAGGCTAGTCCGCGGTGTCACTTCATTTGGATCACACCGCTGGATCGTGCCCCCTACCCACTTGGATATGTTTGAACGCTCCTCGGTCTATTTGCTTCGGCTTGCTAGAGATACCTAACCATCGGCTCGCTGGAGATACCTAACCATCGGCTCGCGTTTACAGTTGTGCAAGGAACAATTCTTATTTTTCAAATTTATTTGCTATTATTCC
This region of Lolium perenne isolate Kyuss_39 chromosome 2, Kyuss_2.0, whole genome shotgun sequence genomic DNA includes:
- the LOC127335730 gene encoding remorin codes for the protein MAAEEAKKVEVEAAPEPEVAPPAVPAPEPEAPAKDVTEEKAVVPVEEDKAAVDDSKALVPVEKVADEPAAEKPADDKPAHGGSNDRDIALTRVETEKRNSLIKAWEENEKTKAENKAAKKVSAILSWENTKKANIEAQLKKIEEQLEKKKAEYAEKMKNKAALIHKEAEEKRAMVEAKRGEELLKAEETAAKYRATGNSPKKAMGCFGA